In Vicinamibacteria bacterium, the genomic window ATGGTCTGCAGGTTGCGGATGCCGGCGTCGCGGATGCGGCGGTTCATGTACACCGTCATGTCCGGGCTGATGTCGACGGCATAGACCCAGCCCGTGGGTCCCACCGAGGAGGCGAGGCGGAGGGCGAAGTAGCCGGACCCCGCCCCGACATCCGCCACCACCTCGCCGGCCTTGAGGCCCAGAGCGGCCACGACCTCGTTCGGCTTCTGGTAGGCATCCCGCGCCGGGTCCTCCAGCATCGCGATGTAGGCCTGGGCATCGCCGTGAAGCTGGCGCATCTCGTGGGGCGTGCGCGGCGAGGAGTCCTGGGCGGGGGCGAGGGACATGGGACCGGCCAGGAGCACGGCGAACGCGGCTCTTCGGATTGGCACGGAGCCTCCGATCAAGTTCGGGCCACGGAATGCACGGCCTCGACCAGGCGGTCGACTTCTTCCCGCGTGGTGTAGCAGGCGCAGCCGGCGCGGACGAGGCCGTCCTCCCCGTGGGCCAGGCGGCGGACCGCGGTGGTCGCGTAGAAGTCGCCGTGGGAGACGAACACCGCGTGGCGGGCGAGAGCAGAGGCGACCTGTCCGGAGGGGTGGCCGGCCAGGGTGAAGGCCACGGTGGGTGTGCGGGGGGCCAAGGGGGAGGGCCCGTAGAGCGTTAGGCCGGGGATCTCGCCCAGGCCCGCCCAGAGACGCTCCACGTGGGCTTGGCTGCGCTCATGGAGGGCCCCAAAGACCTCGAGCAGGGAGGCTCGGCGATCGCCACCTCCGGCCAAGGAGGCCAGGAAGTCCACCGCCGCCGCTGCGCCCACCAGGCCCTCATGGTTCTGGGTCCCCGTTTCCAGGCACTCCGGTGCGCGGTCGGGGGCGGGGGCGAGCTTGGGAGGGTCCAGGGCCTCGATCCGCTCCCGCCGGCCATAGAGAACGCCCACGTGGGGGCCGTAGAACTTGTAGGCGGAGCAGGCCAGAAAGTCGCAGTCGAAGCTGCGCACGTCGGGAAGCACGTGGGGTGTGTAGTGAACGGCGTCCACGAAGACGAGGGCCCCCGCCGCGTGGGCCTTCTGCACGGCTCCGTGCACGTCGTTGATCGTCCCCAGGGCGTTGGAGGCGGCTCCGATGGCGAGGAGCCGCGTGCGGGGGGTGAGGGCCTGGGCTAGGTCGTCCTCGTCGAGCTGGCCCGTCTCCGGCCGGAGGGCGACCACGCGGACGGTGAGCCCTCGCTCACGGGCCACGGCGCGCCAGGGGTCGACGTTCGCGTGGTGGTCCAGTTCCGTGACCACGACCTCGTCCCCCGGGCCCCATCCCCGCCCCAGGGCCCGGGCCAGGTGGAAAGTGAGGGTGGTCATGTTGGCCCCGAAGACGATCTCGCCCGGCGAGGCACCCAGCAGGTCCGCGAGGGTGGCCCGGGCCCGGGCGAGGGCGGCGTCGGTCTCGAGGCTCGTGGGGAAGTGCCAGTGCGTGTTCGCGTTGTGGTGGAGCAAGTAGTCGTCCATGGCCTCCACCACCACCCGCGGGACTTGGGTTCCTCCCGGCCCGTCGAAGTGAGCGACGCTCCGTCCCTCATGACGGCGCTCGAGAGCGGGGAAGTGGCGGCGGATCGCCTCCACGTCGGCCACCCTCCCGGTGGTGCGGTCAGTCGCGACTCTCATGGGCCTCCGTTCCTCCGCGCGCCCCGCGGAGCATACCCCAGCTCGTGGCCCCGGCCGCCCCCGCAAAGCCGCACTGCCCGGCCCAGTAGAGGAGGATGATCGGGATGGGAGCGGCGGGGAGGGGGGCGTGGAAGCGATCGAGGGCGATCAGGCTGTCGCTGGCCGCGAAGGCCAGGGCTCCCAGGAGGCCGATCCACTCGTCCGCGCGCGGAGAACCGCGGGCGCCGATGCGTACCGCCGCCCTCCACATCACGACGCAGATGGCCAGGACGTAGAGGAGGACGGGAACGGCCAAGGCGCCGAGGTTGGGCAAGAGGAGGGCGTAGATCGAGGCGCCCCACCCCGCAAACGGCAGGGCGCGGAGAATCGCGAGCCGCGGGGTGTCGAGAAAGAACCCGGTCGCGTAGGCCACGTGCGCGCCCAAGAAGGCCAGGAGGCCAGGCAGGAAGAGGCCGCCCTCGAGGAGGGCGTCTCCGACCGCGGAGAGACAGAGGCCTACGGTCACGGCGCGGGCGAGAGGATCGCGCCTTTGCGCCGCCACTGCCGCGGCCAGACACAGCACGGGGAGGGGCTTGGTCAGGAAGCGCAGAGCGGGAAGGTCGAGCCCCAGTCCGACCAGGAAAGCGGCCGCGGCCAGGAAGCCAAGGCCGGCGAGCGTCACACGCCACCGCATGGCGCGGTGATTCTAACGGACTTCACGGTCCTCCCGCCGCCCGCTCCATCTTTGGTGTAGGCTCGGGCCGCATGGACGCCTTCCGCAGCCTCTTCCGGCCCCTCAACGGGCCGCGGGCGATCGTGCTCGCCCTCTTCATCGGCCTCCTCGTGCTGTTCCGCCACGTACTCGTGCTCCTGGTGTTCATGGTGGCGTTCGCCCGCCCGCTGCGTCTGGCCTCGCACTGGCTGGCAAGCCATACCCGCCTGCGCCGCTCGGTCGCCCTCCTGCTCCTGCTCGCGTCGGCCGCCGGGCTCCTGACGGTGGCGGTGGACCTGGGGATGGTGCGGGCGTTTGAGGCCTTCCTGGCCGCGCGGGAGGCGCTACCGGAGCGGATCGCCGCCTTCCGGCAGACGCCGCTCTTCCTTGAGGTTCAGGAGTACCTGGGGGGAGCGGATCTCATCGTAGACGCCGCCAAACGCTATGCGGCGGGGATCCTCGGCTATTTGGCGGTGGTGGGCCACCTGGTCCTGCACGCCTTCATCGGCTTCATCCTGGCCGTGGTGTACGTGCTGGAGCAGGAGGAGATCGACGGCTTCCGGGACCGGCTGGACCCGCGCTCGCTGGGGGGGACGCTCCTGCGATGGCTGGGCTACTTGGCGGACGCGATTTCCGTCACCCTGCAGTTCCAGATGGTGGTGGCCGCGTGCAACGCCGTCCTTACGTTGCCCGTGCTTCTCTTGGTCGGCATCCCCCACGCGGCGCCCCTTCTCTTCATGATCTTCTTGTCCGGGATGGTCCCCGTGGTGGGGAACTTTGTGGCGGGGGCGGTCTTGACCCTGCTTGCCTACCAGGCCAGCGGCTGGCCGGGGGTGGCGACCTTCGTGGGCCTGACTTTCCTGCTGCACAAGGTGGAGTCGTACTACCTCAACCCCCGCCTGGCCTCAAGGCACGTCCGGCTCCCCGGCTTCGTGCTCATCATCAGCCTGATCCTCTGGGAGGACCTGCTGGGCTTCGTGGGCCTCTTTGTCTCCTTCCCCTTCCTCTATGTGGCCAGCCGGATCGGAGCGGAGTTTAGGGAGGAGGAGGGAGGCGCCGTCGCGCGGGCTCCGCAAGCCGCGAGCGCCGGCTGAGAAAGACGAAGGGGAGCTGCCCGGTAAGGCAGCTCCCCTTGTCCAAACGAAAGAGGAAGAACTACTTCTTGGGCTCGTCCTTCTTGGGCTCGTCCTTCTTGGTGTCGTCCTTCTTCTCTTCCTTCTTCGCCGTGGCCTTGGTGCTCTTCTTGTGGGTGGTCTTCTTCTCGTCCTTCTTGTCCGCCTTCTTGGTCTCGTCCTTCTTGGTGGGCTCGGCGGGAGTGGTAGTGGCCGTGGTCTGCGCGAAAGCAACGCCGGAAGCGAACAGGAACGCGATGAGCAGCGCGAACTTCTTCATTAGATTCAATCTCCTAAAGAGGGGTTGAGAGCAAAACAACCATCAACACCCTCTAGTCCAGCAAGAGGGATGCCATAGGATGGGTGTAGCTCTGGTCGGCGTAAGGCTCTATTGCTGATGACGTTATGGACTGCGACGGGGAAAGGAGGCCGAGGCAGCGGGTTTGCGTGCACGCTTCCGAACAGCAATGTGCACGATTTGGTGCACCCCAATCCGGAGCGCCGCGAGCGCTTCCGCTGCGCCTCTCCGTGACCGCATAGCCCCCGCTCCTGGATCGTGCCATGCTCTGCGTCGCCGGAGGATCCCATGAGCAGCCCCAGCCAGCCCATCGTGCTCGTGGCCATGGGGGGCCACGCCTTCATGCAGCCGGGCGAAGCGGGGACCATCGACGAGCACGAGCGCAACGCCGACGGCATTGCCTCCCTCCTCATGACCCTGGTCGAGCGCGACTACCACCTTCTGATCACCCACGGCAACGGGCCCCAGGTCGGCAACCTCCTCATCCAGCAGGAGGGTGGGAAGGAGGTGCCCGCCCTGCCCCTGGACGTGCTCGTGGCCATGACGGAGGGGAGCCTCGGCTACATTCTCCAGCAGAGCTTGCTCAACCACCTGCGGAAGAGGCAGATGCGCCGCTACGTGGTGACGGTGGTGACGCAGGTCGTGGTGGACGAGAACGACCCCGCTTTCAAAGAGGCGCACAAGCCCATCGGGCCCTTCCTCACCCGGGAGGAGGCCGAGCACCGGCGCGATCAAATGGGCTGGAAGGTCAAAGAGGATGCCGGGCGGGGCTGGCGCCGCCTGGTGCCGTCGCCCCGGCCCCTGAAGGTGGTGCAGCGCCACATGATCCGCGACGCGGTCCGAGCCGGCCACATCGTGGTGGCCTGCGGCGGGGGGGGCATCCCGATCAAGCAGCGGGCGGACGGCAGCTACGCGGGTGTCGAGGCCGTGATCGACAAGGACCTGACCTCGAGCGTGCTCGCCACCGACGTCAACGCCGCCCTGCTCATCATTCTCACCGCAGTGCCCCAGGTCTACATCAACTTCGGCAAGCCCGACCAGCAGGCGCTGGGCGCGGTCACGCTCGAAGAGCTGGAGCGGCTGCAAGGGGAGGGCCACTTCCCGGCCGGGAGCATGGGGCCCAAGATCGAGGCCGTGATCCGCTTCCTGCGCAGCGGTGGCCGCCGCGCCCTCATCACGAATCCCGAAAGCCTCCCCCAGGCCATCGACGGGCGGGCGGGCACCCACTTCATCGGGGGGATCTGAGGGAAGGCCGCTTCAGCTCGAGACGCGGATCAAACCCCTCAATCGGGCGTGCTGGGGGCCGCTCGGGTGGGCCCACTGGAGGCCGTAGCAGAGGGCGCCCGCACCGTTGCGACCGGTCTCGCCCCAGACGACGCGCCCGGCCGCCTGGAAGGGCTGGGGCTCGAGGGCGAAGCTCAGGCGAAGGACGAGGTTCTCTCCCACATCGAAGGCGCCGGTCGTCCACACGCAGGCCCCGGCATCCGAGATGTTGGCGACCACGCCGAAGGCGCGGGGCAAGCCTTGGTTCTCGATGACGACCGTGACCGCGCTCCTCGGGATCACGCGGAGCGCATTCCGCTTGCGCATAGCCTCCCGGCTCCCCTTTACCGACCGACCCGCCCCCGGGTCGCCGGGGTCGCGGTCCGCTGAAACGGCCCCGCCGCCGGCGAGCAAGTCGAGACTACGCTCGGAGATGGGTCGGGTCAAGCAGGGCCCAGCCGCCGATGCGGAGCCACGGGGCTCAGGGGCGACCACACGCCAGCACCTGGGCTTTAGCGCGGTTGGTGCTGAGCAGAAGCTCGTCGTCGCTATCCGGAAAGCGATTGCCGGGCGAACGCTGGAGCATCAGGTCTACGGCGAGCCGCTCACGCGGGGAGAAGTCGGATAAGTCATAGATTTCCGGGCCGTTAAACATCACATCCCCGACTCGTGGAGAGTGCCCGAGACCGAAGGTATGGCCCAGCTCATGGAGCACCAGGGGCAGGCGCAGAGCCAACTCCCGGCTGCGCAGGGCGACGGTCGCGCCCGTTATGGCGCCGCGGCTGTCGATCTGGCGGCGGGTCACGCCTCCCGCTCCGAGTTGCAGGAGCACGGGATCGTTGGGGTCGATCCAGGTGCTCACGGTAAGCGCCCCCGGGGGGGCAGCGTCGGCCACCATGTACGTCACCACTCCCTCGGTGGCCGTGGTCAGCAGCGCGGCCGCCTGCTTGTGGATCTCCAGGGCCGCGGGGTCGGACCGGATCTCCGCGGAGGGCACGACGAAGACGGGACCCCGGAGGACCCGAGCCA contains:
- the arcC gene encoding carbamate kinase, producing the protein MSSPSQPIVLVAMGGHAFMQPGEAGTIDEHERNADGIASLLMTLVERDYHLLITHGNGPQVGNLLIQQEGGKEVPALPLDVLVAMTEGSLGYILQQSLLNHLRKRQMRRYVVTVVTQVVVDENDPAFKEAHKPIGPFLTREEAEHRRDQMGWKVKEDAGRGWRRLVPSPRPLKVVQRHMIRDAVRAGHIVVACGGGGIPIKQRADGSYAGVEAVIDKDLTSSVLATDVNAALLIILTAVPQVYINFGKPDQQALGAVTLEELERLQGEGHFPAGSMGPKIEAVIRFLRSGGRRALITNPESLPQAIDGRAGTHFIGGI
- a CDS encoding methyltransferase domain-containing protein, yielding MPIRRAAFAVLLAGPMSLAPAQDSSPRTPHEMRQLHGDAQAYIAMLEDPARDAYQKPNEVVAALGLKAGEVVADVGAGSGYFALRLASSVGPTGWVYAVDISPDMTVYMNRRIRDAGIRNLQTILAAPDDPLLRDASVDRFFICDTWHHIADQEAYLARMKRMLRPGGQVVMIDFHKRELPLGPPLSIKIAREDLIRQMEAAGFQLLREHTFLPYQYFLVFGLKPPGKG
- a CDS encoding cysteine desulfurase-like protein, whose translation is MRVATDRTTGRVADVEAIRRHFPALERRHEGRSVAHFDGPGGTQVPRVVVEAMDDYLLHHNANTHWHFPTSLETDAALARARATLADLLGASPGEIVFGANMTTLTFHLARALGRGWGPGDEVVVTELDHHANVDPWRAVARERGLTVRVVALRPETGQLDEDDLAQALTPRTRLLAIGAASNALGTINDVHGAVQKAHAAGALVFVDAVHYTPHVLPDVRSFDCDFLACSAYKFYGPHVGVLYGRRERIEALDPPKLAPAPDRAPECLETGTQNHEGLVGAAAAVDFLASLAGGGDRRASLLEVFGALHERSQAHVERLWAGLGEIPGLTLYGPSPLAPRTPTVAFTLAGHPSGQVASALARHAVFVSHGDFYATTAVRRLAHGEDGLVRAGCACYTTREEVDRLVEAVHSVART
- a CDS encoding AI-2E family transporter, which translates into the protein MDAFRSLFRPLNGPRAIVLALFIGLLVLFRHVLVLLVFMVAFARPLRLASHWLASHTRLRRSVALLLLLASAAGLLTVAVDLGMVRAFEAFLAAREALPERIAAFRQTPLFLEVQEYLGGADLIVDAAKRYAAGILGYLAVVGHLVLHAFIGFILAVVYVLEQEEIDGFRDRLDPRSLGGTLLRWLGYLADAISVTLQFQMVVAACNAVLTLPVLLLVGIPHAAPLLFMIFLSGMVPVVGNFVAGAVLTLLAYQASGWPGVATFVGLTFLLHKVESYYLNPRLASRHVRLPGFVLIISLILWEDLLGFVGLFVSFPFLYVASRIGAEFREEEGGAVARAPQAASAG
- a CDS encoding PilZ domain-containing protein, which codes for MRKRNALRVIPRSAVTVVIENQGLPRAFGVVANISDAGACVWTTGAFDVGENLVLRLSFALEPQPFQAAGRVVWGETGRNGAGALCYGLQWAHPSGPQHARLRGLIRVSS
- a CDS encoding lysoplasmalogenase; translation: MRWRVTLAGLGFLAAAAFLVGLGLDLPALRFLTKPLPVLCLAAAVAAQRRDPLARAVTVGLCLSAVGDALLEGGLFLPGLLAFLGAHVAYATGFFLDTPRLAILRALPFAGWGASIYALLLPNLGALAVPVLLYVLAICVVMWRAAVRIGARGSPRADEWIGLLGALAFAASDSLIALDRFHAPLPAAPIPIILLYWAGQCGFAGAAGATSWGMLRGARGGTEAHESRD